From one Candidatus Acididesulfobacter guangdongensis genomic stretch:
- a CDS encoding DUF302 domain-containing protein, whose product MKKFIVLFLFAIIYYGGSVNNVFALSKNDKAFYTLKIKKKFKNVVFDLKQSIINDNYAIVSVNPISQGIQGIGKKISKLDVIEFCNLSYAYDILNGNKNYAAFMPCRVAVYKQGKYVVIIGFLPSFALKFFKNNTNMMKKTALKVSRQMVSIINSVKDGF is encoded by the coding sequence ATGAAAAAATTTATTGTTTTATTTTTATTTGCAATTATTTATTACGGAGGTTCAGTCAACAATGTTTTTGCTTTAAGCAAAAATGATAAAGCATTTTATACATTAAAAATCAAAAAAAAGTTTAAAAATGTTGTTTTCGATTTAAAGCAATCCATAATAAATGATAATTATGCTATAGTTTCGGTAAATCCTATTTCGCAAGGTATACAAGGCATAGGAAAAAAAATATCAAAATTAGATGTCATTGAGTTTTGTAATTTATCTTATGCATACGATATTCTTAACGGCAATAAAAATTATGCTGCTTTTATGCCATGCAGAGTTGCCGTATATAAACAAGGAAAATATGTAGTTATTATAGGATTTTTACCATCTTTTGCGCTTAAATTTTTTAAAAATAATACCAATATGATGAAAAAAACGGCTTTAAAAGTAAGTCGTCAGATGGTGAGCATTATAAATTCAGTCAAAGATGGTTTTTAA
- a CDS encoding sigma-54-dependent Fis family transcriptional regulator, with amino-acid sequence MSRILLIDDEKNILKTVGSNLEQNGFNVDAAISAEVALTKLDSNNYDVILCDLILTGMNGLDFLSLVRKINKDIIFIMITANGFIDDAVKAIKIGADDFISKPIDMDGLINNINILLSKKENYYNENKPQFDTKLIYQSKIMEDLIKEIGMIAKAPSNILITGETGTGKELIAKIIHEISGRKGPFVGININAYPDSLIENELFGHAKGSFTNAINTQKGKFELASNGTLFLDEIGEMPLFVQSKLLRILQEREFSMIGSNSVIKLTARIISATNINIESAVLQNKFREDLFYRINVFHVKVPPLRERKDDIMPLVYYFIKRFNAENKKNIVSISKDVEEKLMQYSFPGNIRELENIIERAVIITPFDTIEVDNLPNYLKKTSEVSSILMPSNNNLDYDLNLDTVEKELIIKVLEKYNYNQTKTAASIGISRKQLRTKMKKYDLFNKR; translated from the coding sequence ATGAGCAGAATACTTTTAATTGACGACGAGAAAAATATTTTAAAAACTGTCGGTTCAAATCTTGAACAAAACGGTTTTAATGTTGATGCGGCCATTAGCGCAGAGGTTGCACTTACAAAGTTGGACAGCAATAACTATGATGTGATACTTTGCGATTTAATATTAACAGGGATGAACGGATTAGATTTCTTGAGTCTTGTAAGAAAGATTAATAAAGATATTATATTCATAATGATTACGGCAAACGGTTTTATTGACGATGCCGTTAAGGCAATCAAAATAGGAGCCGATGATTTCATAAGTAAACCGATAGATATGGACGGCTTAATCAATAATATAAACATTTTGCTGAGCAAAAAAGAAAACTACTACAACGAAAATAAACCGCAGTTTGACACTAAGTTAATTTATCAATCTAAAATTATGGAAGATTTAATTAAAGAAATAGGGATGATTGCGAAGGCTCCTTCAAATATTCTAATAACGGGCGAAACAGGAACGGGCAAGGAATTAATAGCAAAAATTATTCATGAAATATCAGGCAGGAAAGGACCTTTTGTCGGAATTAATATTAACGCATACCCTGATAGTTTAATAGAAAATGAACTTTTCGGTCATGCAAAGGGATCATTTACAAACGCCATAAACACACAAAAAGGAAAATTCGAACTTGCATCTAACGGAACATTGTTTTTAGATGAAATTGGAGAAATGCCATTGTTTGTCCAATCAAAATTATTAAGAATATTGCAGGAGCGTGAATTTTCAATGATAGGTTCTAATTCTGTCATAAAACTGACCGCAAGAATTATCAGTGCAACAAATATTAACATAGAAAGTGCCGTATTGCAGAATAAATTCAGAGAAGACTTATTTTATAGGATAAATGTATTTCATGTAAAGGTCCCCCCGCTTAGGGAACGGAAAGACGATATTATGCCGCTCGTTTATTATTTTATAAAAAGATTTAATGCAGAAAACAAAAAGAATATAGTTAGCATATCAAAAGATGTTGAAGAAAAATTAATGCAATATAGTTTTCCAGGAAATATAAGAGAACTTGAAAATATAATTGAGAGAGCTGTTATTATTACCCCTTTCGATACAATTGAAGTAGATAATTTACCAAATTATTTAAAAAAAACAAGTGAAGTCTCGTCTATTCTTATGCCTTCCAATAATAATTTAGATTACGATTTAAATTTGGATACGGTAGAAAAAGAACTTATAATTAAGGTACTTGAGAAATATAATTATAATCAGACAAAAACAGCTGCTTCTATCGGTATATCCCGAAAACAACTAAGAACTAAAATGAAAAAATACGACCTTTTCAATAAACGATAG
- the soxZ gene encoding thiosulfate oxidation carrier complex protein SoxZ, with amino-acid sequence MRGSEMKIGTIMIRVPRKVKKGKNFKVLTLTEHPMNTGLVKNPKTGKIIPEWIINKVNIFYDKKLITTCNYGIGIAANPFLAFYVKAEKSAPLDFVMHDNEGNVYKKTVLINVY; translated from the coding sequence ATGAGGGGATCAGAAATGAAGATTGGAACAATAATGATAAGGGTACCTAGAAAAGTAAAAAAAGGAAAAAATTTTAAAGTTTTAACTTTAACAGAACATCCTATGAACACAGGACTTGTGAAAAATCCTAAAACAGGTAAAATTATTCCCGAATGGATAATTAATAAAGTTAATATATTTTATGATAAAAAATTGATAACAACATGTAATTATGGCATAGGAATTGCGGCAAATCCGTTCTTAGCATTTTATGTAAAGGCTGAAAAAAGTGCACCGTTAGATTTTGTAATGCATGACAACGAAGGCAATGTGTATAAAAAAACTGTTCTGATAAATGTTTATTAA
- a CDS encoding sensor histidine kinase yields the protein MLKFINDISLRTKLLFSSFVVLFFIMITVNSIALYTIYATLVYRNSLRNNARKNMCVSQLKFSLLHKDIESIKNILYEVHKNSYINYLYISVLKNNKIGIKHQLYFGLYNEKLIKNIPPDLIKHDNKIIGKVYIQFNIKKELQLIRLRVFWVAARFYLISFIFICIGLVIFYFIISKIIEPLLLLKSNMMKVSNGDYSVHIQPSSKDEIGSLADIFNSMIKNIKGYIDKIDLISKEREELNCMAQMGEMSSMVAHEIKNAAYVINSSNKYIKNNLHAKDKNLIEFINIIEEELKRLNNMTVGFMNFAKQREPKLADINLNYIINESLQILNYEIKNVNIKIIKQLDNSIGLIKGDRELLKQVIINLLINAMDAVSNINDPVIKIISSPAYKKDKISISISDNGEGIKILNINNVFKPFFTTKKSGTGLGLAISSRIVLLHKGLIKAERIDGFTVFTVILPRRIIL from the coding sequence ATGTTGAAATTTATAAACGATATTAGCTTAAGAACAAAACTTCTTTTTTCATCTTTTGTCGTCTTATTTTTTATAATGATTACCGTTAACTCTATTGCGCTGTACACAATTTATGCTACGCTTGTTTATAGAAATTCTTTAAGAAATAATGCACGTAAAAATATGTGCGTATCGCAATTAAAATTTTCATTATTACATAAAGATATTGAATCTATAAAAAATATTCTTTATGAAGTTCATAAGAATAGTTATATTAACTATCTATATATCAGCGTATTAAAAAACAATAAGATAGGCATAAAACATCAGCTTTATTTTGGCTTATATAATGAAAAATTAATAAAAAATATTCCTCCAGATTTAATAAAACACGATAATAAAATCATAGGAAAAGTTTATATACAATTTAATATTAAAAAAGAATTGCAGCTAATAAGACTAAGGGTTTTTTGGGTTGCGGCAAGGTTTTATCTTATAAGTTTTATTTTTATATGCATAGGTCTTGTTATATTTTATTTTATAATATCTAAAATCATAGAACCTCTTCTATTACTTAAAAGCAACATGATGAAAGTATCCAATGGAGATTATTCAGTTCATATACAACCTAGTTCTAAAGATGAAATTGGAAGTTTAGCTGATATTTTTAATTCTATGATTAAAAATATAAAAGGATATATTGACAAAATAGATTTAATTAGTAAAGAAAGGGAGGAATTAAATTGTATGGCACAGATGGGAGAAATGTCCAGTATGGTAGCACATGAAATTAAAAATGCAGCTTATGTGATTAACTCCAGTAATAAATATATAAAAAATAATCTTCATGCTAAAGATAAAAATTTGATAGAATTTATTAATATTATTGAAGAAGAACTAAAAAGGCTTAATAATATGACGGTAGGTTTTATGAATTTTGCAAAACAAAGAGAACCAAAATTAGCCGATATTAACTTGAATTATATAATAAACGAATCACTTCAGATATTAAATTATGAAATAAAAAACGTCAATATAAAAATTATAAAACAATTAGATAATTCTATCGGATTAATAAAAGGCGACAGGGAATTATTAAAGCAGGTTATTATTAATTTGCTTATTAACGCAATGGATGCAGTTAGCAATATAAACGACCCTGTAATAAAAATAATAAGTTCTCCGGCATATAAAAAAGATAAAATATCAATAAGCATATCGGATAATGGAGAAGGTATAAAAATTTTGAATATAAATAACGTATTTAAGCCCTTTTTTACAACTAAAAAAAGCGGAACCGGTTTAGGGCTTGCTATATCTTCAAGGATTGTACTTTTGCATAAAGGATTAATTAAAGCTGAAAGAATAGACGGATTTACTGTTTTTACAGTTATACTCCCAAGGCGGATAATTTTATAA